The Pyrodictium delaneyi genome contains a region encoding:
- a CDS encoding carboxypeptidase M32, translating into MNEVVQVESPFRDETVKKILAKYRLLWALDHAMGLMGWDLETYMPREGISDRSAAAEELEGLRHRLLLDPELEKLLQEAEKKIDGLNIYERGVVRVLSREVRIAKAIPEELTRREARVTSKATVVWREAKKKADFKLFKPYLEEIVEIQRRKAELLGYEDHPYDALLDLYEEGLRVRDLDALFSELVPATRRVLDKILSGGFYPQRHPLEDKEYDVNKARALMKRLLDDLNWPWSRGRLDESAHPFTMDLGIDDVRITVRYEGHDIKRAVYSLVHEYGHALYQLQIDRVLARTPIAGGASMGVHESQSRFWENIVGRGPWFMKLLGRRLKEYIGVDMTPEELYRYVNTVRPDLIRVDADEVTYNLHIYLRYTLEKKLIEGSMTVNELPEAWDTMMEELLGVRPPSPREGVLQDIHWSHGSFGYFPTYTLGNVVAAMIWRKIWSETPELLTGLDLAGLREWLRERIHRWGATFPPKELVERSLGEQPTARALVEYLEWKYLELPGRLHEYLD; encoded by the coding sequence ATGAATGAGGTCGTACAAGTGGAGTCACCGTTCCGTGACGAGACGGTGAAGAAGATCCTAGCCAAGTATAGGCTCCTATGGGCCCTAGACCACGCCATGGGCCTCATGGGTTGGGATCTGGAGACCTACATGCCGCGCGAGGGCATAAGCGACCGCTCCGCGGCAGCCGAGGAGCTAGAGGGTCTCCGCCACCGGCTACTCCTCGACCCAGAGCTAGAGAAGCTCCTACAAGAGGCCGAGAAGAAGATAGACGGTCTGAATATCTACGAGCGCGGTGTCGTCCGTGTCCTCAGCCGTGAGGTACGGATAGCCAAGGCTATACCAGAGGAGCTAACCCGCCGCGAGGCGAGAGTGACTAGCAAGGCCACGGTTGTCTGGCGGGAGGCGAAGAAGAAAGCCGACTTCAAGCTCTTCAAGCCCTACCTTGAAGAAATAGTGGAGATCCAGCGCCGGAAGGCCGAGCTACTCGGCTACGAGGACCACCCCTACGACGCGCTTCTAGACCTCTACGAGGAGGGGCTACGGGTCCGCGACCTTGACGCGCTCTTCTCCGAACTAGTGCCAGCGACTCGCCGCGTACTCGACAAGATACTATCCGGCGGCTTCTACCCCCAGCGCCACCCCCTCGAGGACAAGGAGTACGACGTCAACAAGGCCAGGGCGCTGATGAAGAGGCTCCTCGACGACCTCAACTGGCCATGGAGCCGCGGCAGGCTCGACGAATCCGCTCACCCCTTCACGATGGATCTGGGCATAGACGATGTGAGGATAACAGTGAGGTACGAGGGCCACGATATAAAGAGGGCGGTCTACAGCCTAGTACACGAGTACGGCCACGCACTCTACCAGCTCCAGATAGACCGGGTGCTAGCCCGCACCCCGATAGCCGGCGGCGCCAGCATGGGCGTGCATGAGAGCCAGTCGCGGTTCTGGGAGAACATAGTAGGCCGCGGCCCCTGGTTCATGAAGCTGCTCGGCCGGAGGCTCAAAGAGTACATAGGCGTAGACATGACACCCGAGGAGCTATACCGCTATGTCAACACTGTCCGCCCGGATCTCATAAGAGTAGACGCCGACGAGGTCACATACAACCTCCACATATACCTACGCTACACCCTCGAGAAGAAGCTGATAGAGGGCAGCATGACTGTCAACGAGCTGCCAGAGGCCTGGGACACGATGATGGAAGAACTACTTGGGGTAAGGCCGCCCAGCCCCCGTGAGGGCGTGCTACAGGACATACACTGGAGCCACGGCAGTTTCGGCTACTTCCCAACGTACACTCTCGGCAACGTGGTAGCAGCCATGATATGGAGGAAGATATGGAGTGAAACTCCAGAGCTGCTAACAGGCCTCGACCTAGCAGGGCTACGAGAGTGGCTGAGGGAGCGGATACACCGCTGGGGTGCAACCTTCCCGCCAAAGGAGCTAGTCGAGCGGAGCCTAGGGGAGCAGCCAACGGCAAGGGCGCTGGTAGAGTATCTCGAGTGGAAGTACCTGGAGCTACCCGGCAGGCTCCACGAGTACCTAGACTAG
- a CDS encoding tetratricopeptide repeat protein, with protein sequence MSRLLVKLKTLIMAWRLKRIVWGLERRGRYSEAEEKLLQLLGRVEKWSDSPKKHEVIAFIKMRLANIESYKGNYDRALAYASEALWHAEHAGSTIEVGQAYLVEAAIYYNMGELDKACESLAKAQVVLMKGDKEPYLQTYAWSKLLESRILLAKGDREGALKALHEAKELSTRVKHREPLVEKIAETEDRINKVFGG encoded by the coding sequence TTGTCCCGGCTTCTCGTAAAGCTAAAGACACTAATCATGGCGTGGAGGCTCAAACGCATAGTCTGGGGCCTCGAGAGGAGGGGCCGGTATAGTGAGGCTGAGGAGAAACTACTACAGCTCCTCGGCAGGGTAGAGAAGTGGAGCGACTCACCGAAGAAACACGAGGTAATCGCGTTCATTAAGATGAGGCTTGCCAACATTGAGAGCTATAAGGGCAACTACGACAGGGCACTCGCCTATGCTAGCGAAGCTCTCTGGCACGCAGAGCATGCCGGAAGCACAATAGAGGTTGGCCAGGCATACCTAGTAGAGGCAGCAATCTACTACAACATGGGGGAACTGGATAAGGCTTGCGAGAGTCTAGCCAAGGCCCAGGTTGTACTCATGAAGGGCGATAAGGAGCCCTACTTGCAGACTTACGCCTGGAGCAAGCTGCTAGAGTCACGCATACTCCTAGCGAAGGGGGACAGAGAGGGAGCGCTAAAGGCGCTACACGAGGCAAAGGAGCTCAGCACTAGGGTTAAGCATAGGGAACCTCTCGTCGAGAAGATAGCGGAGACAGAGGACAGAATAAACAAGGTTTTCGGCGGATAA
- a CDS encoding ABC transporter ATP-binding protein, with product MLEAKIERVAYPRGRIGLENVELKLEPGTVLLVAGPSGSGKSTLLKTLAGVVPFIEEASVEAEIRVRGERLDQLPPGRRPIAYLPQDPGELALGEYGAEVLLFYGAKPRLPLANLLDRRIYEMSSGQLQRLVLSAVTGRDRDIVLLDEPLANLDAESSSQAYNTIRELIRNGVSVVIAEHRLSRVAGLASEMLVLSRGRLVFRGSPEEGLEVAERVGARPVRVSGVSLEKPCSCVEGEPVAGLNKVYVGYSGRLVLQGLDFVCPRGSLMAVVGPNGSGKTTLLKLLAGLMRPWRGRVWYSWGRWDWRMIGYVPSSPWLSFLEESVLDEVASVAHRAGSTTPVEDAIEALELLGLRGYEGEKPWRLSGGEMARLAVARAIVKKPRLLLLDEPLRGQDRRSAEAVLEAARLVARLGGCSVVVTHDLEFLSKFDAVFRLDKGCYLDWPSSS from the coding sequence GTGCTAGAAGCTAAGATAGAGCGTGTAGCATACCCTAGGGGCAGAATCGGTCTCGAGAACGTAGAACTGAAGCTGGAGCCGGGCACAGTACTGCTCGTAGCCGGGCCTAGCGGCTCGGGGAAGAGTACACTCCTCAAGACACTCGCCGGGGTCGTACCATTCATAGAGGAGGCGAGCGTCGAGGCCGAGATACGGGTTAGAGGCGAGAGGTTAGACCAGCTGCCGCCGGGGCGTAGACCCATAGCATACTTGCCACAGGATCCAGGAGAACTGGCCCTAGGCGAGTACGGCGCCGAAGTCCTCCTATTCTACGGGGCTAAGCCCCGCCTACCTCTCGCCAATCTACTCGATAGGAGGATTTACGAGATGAGTAGTGGGCAGCTCCAGCGCCTAGTATTGTCAGCCGTCACGGGGCGAGATAGAGACATCGTACTTCTAGATGAGCCCCTTGCGAACCTCGATGCAGAGTCCTCGTCTCAGGCATACAATACTATCCGGGAGCTTATCCGCAACGGTGTCTCAGTAGTTATCGCTGAGCACCGTCTCTCACGGGTCGCGGGCCTCGCCTCAGAGATGCTCGTACTGAGTAGAGGCAGGCTGGTGTTCCGCGGAAGCCCCGAGGAGGGGCTCGAGGTGGCTGAGCGTGTTGGCGCACGCCCTGTACGTGTCAGCGGTGTCTCGCTCGAGAAGCCATGTAGCTGTGTTGAAGGCGAGCCCGTAGCTGGGCTCAACAAGGTCTACGTGGGATATAGTGGCAGGCTTGTCCTCCAGGGACTGGACTTTGTTTGCCCTCGTGGCTCGCTGATGGCAGTCGTTGGGCCTAACGGCTCTGGGAAGACTACTCTGTTGAAGTTGTTAGCCGGGCTCATGAGGCCTTGGAGGGGCCGCGTGTGGTACAGCTGGGGCCGCTGGGACTGGAGAATGATAGGCTATGTTCCATCGTCGCCGTGGCTGTCGTTCCTCGAAGAGTCGGTGCTCGACGAAGTAGCCTCGGTGGCACACCGTGCTGGCAGCACTACGCCCGTAGAGGATGCTATCGAGGCATTGGAGCTTCTCGGGCTAAGGGGCTATGAGGGCGAGAAGCCCTGGAGGCTTAGCGGCGGCGAGATGGCTAGGCTAGCCGTGGCCCGGGCTATCGTGAAGAAGCCTAGGCTTCTCCTCCTGGACGAGCCTCTACGGGGCCAGGATAGACGTAGTGCGGAGGCGGTTCTGGAGGCTGCCCGGCTTGTCGCCCGGCTTGGCGGCTGCTCGGTGGTTGTGACGCACGATCTCGAGTTCCTCTCGAAGTTTGACGCTGTGTTTAGACTTGACAAGGGGTGCTACCTGGATTGGCCGAGCAGCTCGTGA